From the Candidatus Poribacteria bacterium genome, the window GGAGAAAGGTCATAATGCTTAAAGCAGGATTTATCGGGGCAGGGGGACGCAGTCAAGGCGCGCATTATCCAAATGTGAATCGATTGGAAGATGATGTCGAGATGCTTGGAGCCTGTGAACTCGACGAAGAAAAACTCGCGCAAGTTGCCCAGAAATACGAGTTTCCGCACACCTTCACAGACCACCGGAAGATGCTGGACACCTTAGACTTAGATGTCGTTTATTGTGTGATGAACGAGAAGTGGATTTTACAACCCGCTCTGGATTGCCTCAACGCCGGCAAGCATCTGTTCATCGAAAAACCACCGGGAGCGAATAGCGATGAAACGCAACAACTCCTTGAGGCAGCAGTCGCCAACGATGTCTATTGCATGGTCGGGTTTCAGCGGAGATATGCCGCCGTCACCCGCGAAGCGATGCGCCGCGTCGCAGAAAAGGGACCCGTTACGCTAGCCGTCACCACCTTTAACAAGCAAATGCTCGGGGGAAACCGAGAATTTACGACAACGCTTTGGAACGATGTCTGCCACGTGGTCGATCTCCTCCGCTATATGGCAGGTGGTGAACCTGTGGAAGTTACGGCGCATCGCGACACATTCGATGCCGAACAACGCAATTTCTACACCGCCTTCGTCCGGTTCGATAACAACGTTACAGGTGTGCTTTTTGGAAGTCGTGCATCCGGGGGACGCGTGCTGCGCTCCGAATTGCACGGTGTCGGCATCGGCTGTTACATGAAAATCCCAGAAGAAATCGAAATTTATGAGGACAACAACAGAAGTGTTATGGGAGGTTGGGAAGTTGACGGGGTGGACCAGCGCGATACACCGAACTATGAGGGTGTGCTGACGATGCATCGCCATTTCGTCGAGTCCGTCCGCAACCGGCAAGTCCCGCTCACAGACCTCCGTGATGTTATAAATTCTATTCGTTTTGTTGACCAGATAGAGGGTCCGCTACCGGATTAACCGATTCGTGTCCTTGGAGAAACATCACACAGTGGAGATTTAACCTATGCTTGACGAACGCCATCTACAACATCAGATTACTAACGAGCAACTTCGTGAACTGAATGAAAACGGGTATTTTACGGTTGAAGACGCGCTCCCGCCAGATCTCGTCGAACGGCTTGAGACAAAGGTAGACGACATTTACCAGACCCATCTTGACGCTGGTTACGATCCATACAGCAAGAGCCCACTCACTACGCATAACAATTTCTTCTATCCGAATTTTCTCGGCACAGACCAGGCTTTCGTGAATATTTTGGATTGGTATAAAACGTTCCCGAAGGTCTGGGGAATTTTGGGATGGAATATTTACTCCTATCACAGCCATTTCATCATCACACCGCCGCGCCCGGATGAGGTTCGCGGTGAACCCGGCCCACTCGGCTGGCATCAGGACAGTGGACGCGTCAACTTTGAGATCGAAAGTTCACCGCGCCCCCGTCTTTCCATAAAAGTCGTTTATTGGTTATCCGACTGCTCCGAAGTCGGGCGCGGCAATTTCTACGTCATACCCGGAAGCCATCTCTGGGATAAACTCGATCGCCCCGAAAACGGTTCGATGCCAGACAGGGCAACACCCGTCTGCTGCAAGCCCGGGGATGCCGTCTTTTTCGATCGGCGGATATGGCATGCCCGCAGCGAAAACGACTCAGACATCACCCGAAAGGGACTTTTTTACGGATACGGCTACCGATGGTTACGGAGTAAGGACGATATGACCATACCTGCAGAGATGTTTGAGCGGAACGATCCGATTCGACAGCAGTTACTTGGGGGTGGCACCAACGCAAATGGGCATTTTACCCCCAAAGATGTAGACGTGCCTCTGAAGGTATGGCTTGAAGAAAAAGGCATCATTTCCAACTGAAATCACGCCGTCACCGAAGCCCAAATCAGGGGCATGCTAAACGCAAATTTACTTGACAGCCATAGCAAAATAGCGTATAATTTGATTAACTAACATATCTACCGGAGGCATAACGCGATGTTTCAAACGCGGTTGAATGCAAGCGTCTGGGCTGTTATCCTCATAACAGCGATTTTGATTCCAGCAGCTTCAGGGGAGGAAGCAGTGACAACGCCAAACACACTAAAAGTAGGCATGGTTGCCCCCGATTTCACATTGAAAGATGAAGAAGGCGTTGAGCGGAGTCTCAGCGACTATTTAGGGAAGAAGAATATCGTTCTCGCTTTCTATCCAAAAGATTTTACAGGCGGATGAACGACTGAACTTTGCTCGCTCCGGGATAATTTGAGCGAGATAGAAGCGACCGGAAGTGTCCTTTTCGGGGTCAGTGTTGATTCCGTCAAGTCGCACAAGCGGTTTCGGGCAGAACAGAAATTCGGATTTTCACTCTTAGCGGATACCGAATTTGAGGTGAGCCACCAGTATAGTGGTATCATTGAAAGTTTCAACGCCTCAAAACGGGTAACTTTCATCATTGATAAAGCCGGATACATCCGTGCCATTGATACGGATGTCAATGTCAAAACGCACGGTGAAGATGTCGCAGTCCTGCTTAAGGAAGTCTTACCGAAGATAGAGGTTGGGCAACCCGCCCCAGATTTTATTGCAGCCGATGGGACCGGTAAAACGCACCAACTCAGTGAATTGCATCAGAAAAAGAATGTCGTGTTAGCCTTCTATCCACGCGATTTTGGGCGTGGCTGAACGGCTCAAGTTTGCTCACTCCGTGATGAGTCGAGTCGTTTTGAGAAATATGATGCACAGATTCTTGGGATTACGTCGAATGATGCGGCTTCGCACCAAAAATTTTCGGAAGAAAATCAGCTGAATTTCCCGCTCTTGGTAGACACTGGACGGAACCTCGCACTCCTCTTTGGTGCGACGAATGCCCCAGATGGAAAGATTCAACGGTTCGCTGTTATCATTGACAAAACAGGGAAGATTCTTGAAATTGATAAAGAGGTCAACGCAAGCACACACGGTGCGGACTTAGTTGATTTCTTCAAAACTCTCGATTAAAAAATCAAAGGACCCTGAAAATCCTAGGGTCCGTATAGAATTAACCAGAAACCTGCCCGAAACATTGTCCTGCAAGCCTTTATAGGCTTGCACAAGGAGGGCAGCTCAGATTCAATCGTTTTAAAAATTGATGGAGCATAGCGATTTATCGACAATGCCGGCGCGCATCGCGTGGGGCACTTCTGTTCTCTTCAGTCCATTTTTGGTTCCAATCGCAACCGCTGTGGGTGTTATTCAAAAACACGCGGATCCCCAAAACGCACTCCGCTGGTTGGTAATTGTTGTCCTATTTGTTACCGTGCTACCGGTATTATCAATCGCGGTGATGGCTCGGTATGCTAAAGTCAGCGATCTGCACTTGCATAACCGGGAAGAACGACTTCTGCCTTTATGCTGTACACTTATCAGTATGGTTGTCGGGACTGTTCTACTGCATCAGCTGGGTGCGGCCCGGGAAATCGTCTGGGCAGGCATTGCTTACATTGTAAATAGTCTTATTTTTTCCGCAATTACCCCGATGTGGAAAATTAGTTTTCACAGCAGTGTCGCCACCGGATGTGTGACGGTTCTCGTCATGCTCGTGAACCCACAATTCGGCTGGCTATTTCTGCTGACACCGCTGATTGCTTGGGCGCGGGTTTACCGAAAACGACACACACTTCTCCAAACCGTCGTCGGCGCAGTGCTCGCTGTTGGCAACACGGTATTCATTTTATATATGGCGAACCTTGGGGGTCAAAGTTAGCAGACAAGAACCTTGATCTTTACTGCTGAAGGGACTGGGAAGGCGTGCCTACGCTATCCTCGATAAACCCAGCAAATGTGAGTCCATGCGCCAGTGTCCCGTCATCGTGGATATTTCAGGGGTGGTAGGTTATCCCAATCACACTCAAGGCAGAAAACGCCTTCTCTGCCGAGTTGGCGCACACGTCCTCCACACTCTGGACACTTTATAGGGCGAAGGGAGTTCGTCTCTTCGGTACTCGGTGGGAACATGAGCAATTGCTCTATCGGCACAGCCTGCCCCTGTTCTCCCACGAGTTCCAATTGGACATTCTCAATTATCTCGCGGGTCTCCAGTTTGAACGGGGGTGGTGAATTTCGAGTGAGATTGATAAAATCGCTACGATAGACCCGAATTGTGTCGTCTTCCCGCACCTGTCGTATAAAAAGCGTATATTTATCCGGTGCCACCAGATACGCAGCGGTATCCAAAATGTATCTGCGCGGTTTGATTGCTATCTCATAGCCTCCATAGTGCAGGACAGAAGGACTTGTATCGGGTTGCATCTGGCAGATTTCAAAGAGTTCGTGAGAAGAGGACGCAGAAAGGATTAAGGCATATTGCCGACACGGATGTTGAGAGAGGCGTTCAAACGGCAGAAAAGCCGCCGGTTCCGCACTCTCCTGGAGGAACCCAGTAAATTCGGCATAAGCGTTCTCAGTGGCTTCGTCCAAGATTAACTGGCTTAACCGCCGAGGTTGCGCCGTCCGCTCCCTATCGGCACGGTCAATTTCCCGCGAGTAAAGCTCCATTTGCACATCAACATCAATGGGCTGGTTTTCATCATTGATATGCTGCAAACGCTCTATCGGTCGGTCCGCGATTTTTAAAATAAAAGGTAACATGGCAACCTATACAGACTCCTAAAACGAAGGATGCAATAAGTTTAGCACAGATTTCGAGTTTTGTCCAATTTTTTAATGATGCGCCAGGGGTTAAATCACCTGAAAGGGAACCGTAACGCCACACACGGCGCAGATTTTAGTTTCATCTTTTTCCACCTTATGCTATATTAATTAAATAAATCAGAAAGGATACACACCATGTCAGGACACTCTAAATGGTCAACAATCAAACATAAAAAAGCAGCAAACGATTCCAGACGCGGCAAACTCTTCTCAAAGTTGGTGAAAGAGATTACCGCAGCAGCGCGCGTCGGTGGTCGGGATATAGACATGAACCCACGACTCCGCACCGCAATTGCAGCGGCAAAATCAAGCAACGTCCCGAATGATAACATTGAGAAAGCCGTCCTTCGAGGCACGGGTGAGCTTGAGGGTGAAACCTACGAAGAAATTCTTTATGAGGGCTACGGACCCGGGGGTGTCGCCCTCATGATAGAAGTGCTGACCGACAACCGTAACCGAGCGGTTGCAGACATTCGACACGCTTTCAGCAAACACGAAGGCAGCATCGGAGAGCGCGGATGTGTCGCATGGGGCTTTGATAAATGCGGGTTGATCGTTGTTACGCCTGATAGTATTGATGAAGAAGAACTGTTCCTCATCGCAGTTGAAGCCGGGGCTGAAGATGTAACCGCCTCCGAAACAGGTATGGAAATTATCACACCCTTTGAGACGTTCGATAGCGTCTTAACGGCAGTTCAAGAAACATCCGCTGAAATTCAACTCGCTGAAATTAGCATGATTCCGCAAAACACCGTGAAACTTGAAGGGAAAGAGGCGGAACGGATGCTACGCCTCATGGACGCTCTCGATGAACTCGATGATGTCCAGAAAGTTTACGCCAATTTCGATATTCCCGATAACCTTTTAGAAGCCGCAGCTTAATTAGCACCTCTAAATCGTAGCCTGCAACAACGGAGCAGGCGGATATACGGGAAAGCACATGAAGGTCCCAACCCACCTCACCGAACCGCAAGGAAAAATAAAAAATCGAACCGCAAGGAAAAATAAAAAAATTCTTGGCATTGATCCGGGTATTGCGAACACTGGATACGGCGTGGTTGAAGCGCACGCGAACCGTCTCGTTTCGCGGGGTTTCGGAAATATCAGAACCAGCCCAAAAACAGCGTCGGAGTTGCGGTTGAAACAAATCTACGATACCGTAACCCATCTGATTAGCAAATTCGCTATCGAGAGTGTCGTGCTCGAGGATATTTTTTTCAGTAAAAATATAAGCAGTGCGTTCGCCGTAGGTGAAGTTAAAGGGATCGTGAAACTCGCAGCCGCGAATGCGGACTGCCCCGTTACTGTATACACACCTACCCAAGTTAAACAGGCAGTTGTAGGTTACGGAAAAGCCACAAAATCCCAGATGGAGAAGATGACACAAGCCCTGCTTAAACTCAAGGAACCGCCGCGTCCTGATCATGCAGCAGATGCACTCGCACTCGCACTCTGCCATGCCCGTTCCTATAAAGTCCTTCAACGCAGTGAAAAATATATGTAGTTTTCAGTTTTCAGTTTTCAGTTAAGAGGTTTTCGTCTCATAAAAGTGCCTCTTAAGATAGCATCAAAACCTGCAGCCTGCAAAAACACGCAGGCGGATTTGAGAAACGCACGCCAAAGTTCAAACGCATGTTATTCCTCCGCAAGGTAAAATTAAAACATGATTTCTTATATCAAAGGGGTTCTCGCAGATAAGGAAACAACACAGGTGATTGTAGATGTAAACGGCATTGGATATATGATCGACGTGTCACCGAGAACCGTAACGGATTTACCCGCCATAGGCGATACCGTTACCCTTTATACATACTATCATCAAAACCGCGACAACAAAATTACGCTCTACGGGTTCACCTCAAAGGACGGACGCAAGGTTTTTGAATTGGCGCTGACGGTCTCGGGTGTAGGACCTGCCCTCGCACAAAACATCGTCGCGCGGCTGTCCCCCTCACAATTCCAACGTGCTGTCCATCGCGGAGATGCAACGACCCTCATGCGGGTTCCACGTTTAGGCAAAGACCTCGCCCAAGTCATCATCACCAAACTTAAAAAGAACATTATGAAATTGAAACTCGAAGGCGATGTCGATCTCGGAAAACCCGTTGGCGCTCCGGTCGCAGAGGCAATCCAAATCCTCGTCAATACCCTTGGGGCATCGGAACTTGAAGCAGAGCAAGCCGTCGATAAGGCACAACAAATTCTCGGTGAGTCTGCGCAACGAGAAAACCTCATCGCGCAAGCACTCCGATATATCCGAAATTAAACCAGGATTATTGTGATTTGTGTGATTTACCATGATACAGTGAATCATAAAAATCATAGTTCAGACTTTTTCTGATAACTATCCCTATTAGGACCCAAAAATGGATAATCACGAAATACCAGATTTCGACCGGATGCAAGAGTTGGCGGAAGAAGACGACGACTTCGGATATAGCCTCCGCCCGGAAACGCTCAGCGAATTTATCGGACAGGAAAAAGTGAAAGAGCAGCTCCGTATCCATATTGAAGCCGCCAAAAAGCGCGGGGACGCACTTGAGCACGTGTTGCTTGTGGGTCCACCGGGGCTCGGGAAGACCACGCTTGCACGGATCATCGCCAATGAAATCCAGAGCACCTATAAACAGGCGATCGGTCCCGTCATGGAGAAACTTGATCTCGCCTCAATTTTGATGAACCTTGAGCACGGGGATATTCTGTTCATTGATGAAATCCACCGGATGAAAGGATACGTTCAGGAATTGCTCTACCCTTCAATGGAGGATTATCAACTGGACTTAGCCATCGGTCAGGGACCCGCATCGGATGTCGTACAAATGCCTCTTAAGCACTTCACACTCGTTGGTGCGACAACCCGTGAAGGCTTGCTTTCTGGTCCTTTTCGCGACAGGTTCGGCATCCGTATCCATCTCGATTACTACGAAGCAAAAGACATCCAGCAGGCGATTCGCATTAACAGCGCAAAACTTAACATTAATATCGACGAAGATGCAGAATACACATTAGCGTGCCGTTCGCGTGGCACGATGCGTATCGCAAACAAACTGCTCGCTAACGTTAGGGACTACGCCCAAGTTGAAGCAGACGGCTCTCTCTCACTTGAGGTTGTGGAAGAGGCACTCAAATTCTTTGACATTGATGAACGCGGATTAAACAGACAAGACTATGCCTATTTTCAAACGCTCATTGAAAAATTCAACGGACGTGCGGGGCTGAAGGCACTCGCTGTCGCCTTGAGTGAGGACGAACGCACCATCTCAGAGGTTTACGAACCTTACTACATCAAAGAGGGATTTTTGATGCTAACACCGGGCGGACGTATCGCAACCGATGCTGCCCATGCGTATTTTAATTATCCCGTAGCGTCTCAACCATCGTTGTTTTATTAGTTGCAGATCATCCATCTATTTTATTGGCGAGGTTTTTAATTTATGGATGCCCGGGCTGCTCACCACTTCCTTACGAGCGGGTCTTTGGTGAACTACACGTTCCGTTTTAGAGAAGGATATAGATTCACCCAAAACCACCGCGTAATGAAATTATGCCTTAAATGGCATAATTTGTCTTTGCTTTACATTTGGAGCGGTGCCCAGGAGACCATAGTTAAAAAAATGAAACTCACAGATTTCGACTACCATCTACCGCCTGATCGGATCGCGCAAAGTCCACTTCAACAGCGCGATGGGTCACGACTCTTGGTAGTTGACCGTGAAGCTTGTGCTTTTCACCATACGCGGTTTTCAGAGATTGGGGAATACTTACCCAACGATGCGTTGTTAGTCCTAAACGACACGAAGGTCATTCCGGCACGGTTAATCGGTAGAAAAAGCGGAACTGGCGGAAAGATAGAATTCCTTCTCATCCGCGAAAAAGAGCCGGACATTTATGAGGTACTCGCCAAGCCGCGGCGGAGCCTCCGAATCGGTACACAGGTTGTCTTCGGCAACAGGCCCCTAACGGCAGAGGTTCTCGCGAAACCGGATGACGGACACTGTATCGTCCGTTTCAGCTATGACGGTGAATTTTCAGCCATCCTTGCGGCTATCGGTATGATGCCTTTGCCGCCTTACATTCAGCGTCCACCGAACGCTGAAGATAAGGTGCGGTATCAGTCAGTCTACGCCGCCACTGAAGGCGCGATTGCAGCACCTACGGCAGGTCTGCACTTTACACAAGAATTGTTGGAGGAATTAAAAAATAACGGGATAGAAATAGCGATGCTAACGCTGCATGTTGGACCTGGAACCTTCCAACCCGTGAAAGTGGAAAATATTCAGACCCATAAGATGCATGCCGAATACATCCACCTCGCCGAAACAGAAGCAAACTGGATTCGCACAGCGCGGGAGGCGGGACGGAAAATCGTTGCCATCGGGACCACAGTCGTGCGCTCCTTAGAAACTGCAAGCATGACAGGCACCGTTCATCCGTATAGGGGTTACAGTGAACTTTTTATCTATCCCGGGCATCGATTCAATGCAGTAGATGCGTTGGTCACCAACTTCCATCTACCCAAATCCACTTTACTTATGCTCGTGAGTGCCTTTGCTGGGAAGGACTTGATCCAGCAGGCTTACCAAGAGGCACTCCAACATAAATACCGTTTTTACAGTTATGGCGATGCCATGCTAATTCTTTGATTTTTTAACAGTAGTAGGGGCTGCGGGATTTAGTCTACGGATAGACTGGATTTCGTCTGGGAATAGACTAAATCCGTAGCCCAAGTCGCGTGTGGACTTGCGGGACAATGTATTACATTGCCATGCCTTGTATTACATTCCCAGCCCCTACAAGCAAATTACGTCAAAACAGAAGGAGAGATTTCATGGATCAAATAACAGGTTTGCTTGTTCCGTTCATCGCGATGGGTGCTATTATGTATTTTTTGTTGTGGCGTCCGGAACAAGCCAAACGCAAAAAACATCAGAATATGCTGGAGAATCTGACCAAAGGCGATGAAATCGTAACGAATGGCGGATTGCACGGCAAAATTCTTGGACTTAGCAACGATAAGAACATTATTCTCATCAGCGTTGGAGAAATGAATAGCCAAGAGGTAAAGGTTCAAATTTCACGGAGTGCTGTCGCCTTTCTCAAAAAAGGTGGCGAACTCGTCGAAGGCGAATAGTGTTATCTTGTAGGCGCGGTTTGAAACCGCGCCTACAGAAATACGACTTTCACCCACAAGTTCAGAAAGGTAGTATTAATATGACAAATCGACAAATAATTTTCAAGGTCCTTGACGAAAATCAGAAAAATGGGTTATTGACAGGCAATTGCGAAGATATCTTGGCTGAAATCCCCGATGAGAGTATTGATTGTGTTATTACTTCACCTCCGTACTGGCAAATGAGAAAATATAGCACAAATGGGAAAAATCCTGATTCGATAATTGGCGAAGAAAAAACACCTGAAGAATATGTGCAAAGACTGGCTGGAATCTTCCGCCAGATAAAGAGGGCATTAAAACTGGATGGTTCAGTATGGTTAAATCTTGGGGATAAATACCATAACAAAAATCTGATGGGAATGCCTTGGCGAGTTGCGATCGCCATGCAGGACGATGGATGGATCCTTAGGAATGACGTTATATGGCATCAAATGAAAGGCACACAAAGTGTGAAGGATAGACTTAGAGACGTTCATGAACATCTCTTTCACTTTGTCAAAAGCAAAAAGTATTATTACGACGCTGATGCTATCAGGATTAAACCGAAAAAACTTCCAAAAATCAATGGTAAAGAAATCATCTCTGCTACAGGAGTCAGCGGAAAAAAATACCGTAGACAGATTCTTGAGTCTAAGGAATTAAATGAACAAGAGCGAGCAGCAGCGATTAAAACACTTGATCAGACATTAAAAAAAATAAAGGCAGGCGAGTTAGTTGATTTTAGAATGACGATCAGAGGCGCGCAACGGACTTATCATAGTGATAATTTAGAGGTCAGCGGACGCGCCAAAGAATTAAAAACAAAAGGCTTCTATATTATGACAAGCAAATCTAAAGGATATTTACCCTCTGATATTTGGAATATTGTCCCAGAGGATGAATGGAGAAAAGATGTCCATTATGCTGTATTTCCGACTGAGTTATTGGATCTTCCGATCAAAGCAACCAGTCGAATCGGCAGCATTATCCTTGACCCCTTTATGGGAACAGGAACCACGTTAGTGGCTGCCAATCAACTTAACAGACAGGGACTCGGAATTGAGTTAAGCGAAGAATATATAGAGATCGCCAGAAATCGGTTAAATCCCGCTCAATCGCGTTTGGACATTTAAGCGCTTGTTAATATTGTTCTCAAATTCACTGATGGTGGGAAATTCATCTTCATGAGCTCCACCTAATATTTTCCGAACACCCTCTATATTTGTGCTCATTCGCTTGTCAAATTCTAATCGCCACGCTTTTAAATTTTTATCCCATACCATCTGAAATGTACAAAAATG encodes:
- the queA gene encoding tRNA preQ1(34) S-adenosylmethionine ribosyltransferase-isomerase QueA, which codes for MKLTDFDYHLPPDRIAQSPLQQRDGSRLLVVDREACAFHHTRFSEIGEYLPNDALLVLNDTKVIPARLIGRKSGTGGKIEFLLIREKEPDIYEVLAKPRRSLRIGTQVVFGNRPLTAEVLAKPDDGHCIVRFSYDGEFSAILAAIGMMPLPPYIQRPPNAEDKVRYQSVYAATEGAIAAPTAGLHFTQELLEELKNNGIEIAMLTLHVGPGTFQPVKVENIQTHKMHAEYIHLAETEANWIRTAREAGRKIVAIGTTVVRSLETASMTGTVHPYRGYSELFIYPGHRFNAVDALVTNFHLPKSTLLMLVSAFAGKDLIQQAYQEALQHKYRFYSYGDAMLIL
- a CDS encoding Holliday junction branch migration protein RuvA gives rise to the protein MISYIKGVLADKETTQVIVDVNGIGYMIDVSPRTVTDLPAIGDTVTLYTYYHQNRDNKITLYGFTSKDGRKVFELALTVSGVGPALAQNIVARLSPSQFQRAVHRGDATTLMRVPRLGKDLAQVIITKLKKNIMKLKLEGDVDLGKPVGAPVAEAIQILVNTLGASELEAEQAVDKAQQILGESAQRENLIAQALRYIRN
- a CDS encoding Gfo/Idh/MocA family oxidoreductase yields the protein MLKAGFIGAGGRSQGAHYPNVNRLEDDVEMLGACELDEEKLAQVAQKYEFPHTFTDHRKMLDTLDLDVVYCVMNEKWILQPALDCLNAGKHLFIEKPPGANSDETQQLLEAAVANDVYCMVGFQRRYAAVTREAMRRVAEKGPVTLAVTTFNKQMLGGNREFTTTLWNDVCHVVDLLRYMAGGEPVEVTAHRDTFDAEQRNFYTAFVRFDNNVTGVLFGSRASGGRVLRSELHGVGIGCYMKIPEEIEIYEDNNRSVMGGWEVDGVDQRDTPNYEGVLTMHRHFVESVRNRQVPLTDLRDVINSIRFVDQIEGPLPD
- the yajC gene encoding preprotein translocase subunit YajC → MDQITGLLVPFIAMGAIMYFLLWRPEQAKRKKHQNMLENLTKGDEIVTNGGLHGKILGLSNDKNIILISVGEMNSQEVKVQISRSAVAFLKKGGELVEGE
- the ruvC gene encoding crossover junction endodeoxyribonuclease RuvC, with translation MKVPTHLTEPQGKIKNRTARKNKKILGIDPGIANTGYGVVEAHANRLVSRGFGNIRTSPKTASELRLKQIYDTVTHLISKFAIESVVLEDIFFSKNISSAFAVGEVKGIVKLAAANADCPVTVYTPTQVKQAVVGYGKATKSQMEKMTQALLKLKEPPRPDHAADALALALCHARSYKVLQRSEKYM
- a CDS encoding YebC/PmpR family DNA-binding transcriptional regulator: MSGHSKWSTIKHKKAANDSRRGKLFSKLVKEITAAARVGGRDIDMNPRLRTAIAAAKSSNVPNDNIEKAVLRGTGELEGETYEEILYEGYGPGGVALMIEVLTDNRNRAVADIRHAFSKHEGSIGERGCVAWGFDKCGLIVVTPDSIDEEELFLIAVEAGAEDVTASETGMEIITPFETFDSVLTAVQETSAEIQLAEISMIPQNTVKLEGKEAERMLRLMDALDELDDVQKVYANFDIPDNLLEAAA
- a CDS encoding redoxin domain-containing protein; amino-acid sequence: MSEIEATGSVLFGVSVDSVKSHKRFRAEQKFGFSLLADTEFEVSHQYSGIIESFNASKRVTFIIDKAGYIRAIDTDVNVKTHGEDVAVLLKEVLPKIEVGQPAPDFIAADGTGKTHQLSELHQKKNVVLAFYPRDFGRG
- the ruvB gene encoding Holliday junction branch migration DNA helicase RuvB, whose protein sequence is MQELAEEDDDFGYSLRPETLSEFIGQEKVKEQLRIHIEAAKKRGDALEHVLLVGPPGLGKTTLARIIANEIQSTYKQAIGPVMEKLDLASILMNLEHGDILFIDEIHRMKGYVQELLYPSMEDYQLDLAIGQGPASDVVQMPLKHFTLVGATTREGLLSGPFRDRFGIRIHLDYYEAKDIQQAIRINSAKLNINIDEDAEYTLACRSRGTMRIANKLLANVRDYAQVEADGSLSLEVVEEALKFFDIDERGLNRQDYAYFQTLIEKFNGRAGLKALAVALSEDERTISEVYEPYYIKEGFLMLTPGGRIATDAAHAYFNYPVASQPSLFY
- a CDS encoding site-specific DNA-methyltransferase, with protein sequence MTNRQIIFKVLDENQKNGLLTGNCEDILAEIPDESIDCVITSPPYWQMRKYSTNGKNPDSIIGEEKTPEEYVQRLAGIFRQIKRALKLDGSVWLNLGDKYHNKNLMGMPWRVAIAMQDDGWILRNDVIWHQMKGTQSVKDRLRDVHEHLFHFVKSKKYYYDADAIRIKPKKLPKINGKEIISATGVSGKKYRRQILESKELNEQERAAAIKTLDQTLKKIKAGELVDFRMTIRGAQRTYHSDNLEVSGRAKELKTKGFYIMTSKSKGYLPSDIWNIVPEDEWRKDVHYAVFPTELLDLPIKATSRIGSIILDPFMGTGTTLVAANQLNRQGLGIELSEEYIEIARNRLNPAQSRLDI
- a CDS encoding redoxin domain-containing protein; its protein translation is MFQTRLNASVWAVILITAILIPAASGEEAVTTPNTLKVGMVAPDFTLKDEEGVERSLSDYLGKKNIVLAFYPKDFTGG